DNA from Malus sylvestris chromosome 11, drMalSylv7.2, whole genome shotgun sequence:
AAATATAGCTCATGTCACATCGCCAAACTAATATCACCTTCAACTTAGTTGATGGAATAAGGTAAAGAAGGGCACAAATGATGAATATATATGGCAAAGTGAAACGAAATTGAATGCAGAGAATAGAATGAAATTTTGTGTAATATTGATGATGAAACATTTAAATTAAAGAAACGGCTATGCACTAGTAGATTAAACATTTAAATTAAAGAAACGGCTAAAAAAGAGAAACAATTTTTTAGCTAGATAATACTTGCATCTCCTATGGAGAGAATAAATTACGAATAACGTATCCTCATcgtataataaatttaaatcggAACCgctcaatttcttaatttttatttggacATCATCCTTACTAACAATCATTAGAATCAAAGATCGTTTAATGCATTCAAATGTATGAAACAAGTTGATGGTATGAGTAACAAGTAACATATTGATGATGAATCGTCAATCTATTTGATACATTTAGATGATTAAACAAACTCAATTTCAAATGATATTTTTTGTAAGAATGatctttaaataaaaaataagaaattgagTGATTCCGATAATAAAACTTATACGGCAATGATACATTATTTGTAAGGAGAAGAATATGTGCATTCCAGCCCCTTTGAAATGATGCAAGTATTATCTTATCCCGCCTAACCGCACAACCAAGTCCTATTAATCACAACTATAGTAAAATCTTTACACAGTGTGTTGGGACCAAACTAATTTATATCTATAGGGAGGTTATTACTTAAAAGAGTGTAGCgaaaaagatatttttttacttagttatacttaatgaatgTTATATGGATACAAAGAACCAGATTAAGAGTTGAGTCATGCCAATTTTTAAGTATAACATCGCAAAAAGAAAGACACATAATCtctaaaatatttatttcatctcaaatttttatttgtaacCATATTGCATAGCAGCAGCGGTTCCCactgctgaaaaaaaaaaaactacttattattattattattatgtggAGGCAAGTTTCTGAAGAAACCTAGAAAAATTATACTTATTACAATGTAGAATTTATAGTTATATATAACTGGCCCAAGTTGAGATcagaattttttataattacatGAAAGTTATTCTTTTATAGAGCATCACTATagaaaaatacataaacaagttctaTTAGAGCCTTTAAGATGCACGCACTTCTGCTCATCACTCTAAAGTTGTAGTAATGTTTATCACCCTACTTAAATTActggatgagtttaaattttgagatttgtattTATTCACTACataaatcttaaaatttaaactcatataaCTAACGTGAAGAGTGTCGCCATTATTTGAAATGGTGAATATCACCGTCCCTTAATGATGATAAAAGTACACCCTTTAAAGATGATGGTGTAGCCTTTAAAATAGGATCTTAGTATGCGTTTAAGTACAAGAAGAATAGTCAACAAAGAGGTGCACATGAGAGTGGAAGCGACTATTTTCTCAAATTTAATATTCGATAACTTAGTAATGTTTTTGTCTCATTTAAACTTAGAATTCCTTTAAATACAAGAAGAATAGTGATGAAAAGGGAACAAACCAAATCATCACCGCTCGTAACCTAACCAACTAGCCATGGCACATGAGCAAGTCCTATTTATgatcctcttccttctcttaACTATCCCTCTTATTCTCTTCCCCACCCTAACCTCAAAACTATTTCAATCACACCACCCTCGACTCCCTCCAAGCCCCTTAGCCCTACCCATCATCGGCCACTACCACCTCCTCGGCCCTCTCCTCCACCGCACCTTCCACAACCTCTCTCACCACTTCGGCCCCTTATTCTCCCTCCGGCTCGGCTCCCTCCAGTGCGTTGTAGTTTCCTCCCCGGACCTCATAAAAGAGTTCCTCAGCACCCACGAGCTCTCCTTTATATCCCACGGACAGTCCCTCGCTATTGAAAGCATGACCTACAACGCTTCCCTTGCATTTGCACCCTACGGGCCCTACTGGAAGTTCATAAAAAAATTGACAGTGAACGAGCTTCTAAGCAACCGTAGCATCCACAACTCTATGCCACTTCGAACCCAAGAGTATCTAAAGCTTCTAAGGCTTTTGGCCAAGAAAGCTGAGAGTTGTGAACCTGTGAATCTCACTGAGGAGTTTCCAAAGCTTTGGAACAATGTGACTGTGGACATGATTTTGGGGACAAAGGGTTCCAGCGCAGAAGGAAGGGTGGCGCGGGCGGAGGAGGCGAGGCTGGTGGTGCGGCAGGCCACGAGACTTTTTGGAGAGATGAGTTTGTGTGACTTTTTTTGGGTTTGTAAGAAGTTGGATTTGGGAGGGTTTGTGAAGAGAATTGGGGATACGCATAAGAGGTTTGATGTGTTAGTGGAGAAGATtataagagaaagagaagaaatgagaaacaaggagaagaaggaggaggtcAAAGATTTTCTTGATATTTTGGTTGATATGTTGGAGGATGAGAGTTTGGAGGTTGAATTTACAAGAGTTCACCTTAAGGCTCTATTACGGTAATAATTAGCTTCTTCGCGTTCTACTTTTTTGAACTGAGTGTTTTTAACCGAATTTTGTCCACCCTTACAACTACTAGCGTACTTTACTTTTACCATACAAATTTATAATCGGAatcattcattttttatttctcatttaaagatcatCTTTATATATATGATTAAACAACCTTTAATTTTGGTgataattaagaaaattaacGATTTTGATTATGAAGTTAGAATATCATCTCAAGGGGCGGATGCATGTGGTAGTACATTACGTCGTGGAGGCAAATATCGTCCTTTTTTAACTATGTGTTTTTTGCAAAGTTTAATTCTAACTAACCTCTTAACACGCACGGGCGGAGCCCTATGGAGGCCACAATAGGCCATGGCTTATCCTGAATTTTCATCCATTTATGTGTATTGTGTGCTAGTTTTTACATTAAGAATTATACGATATAGTGGTAGAAACAACTTGAAGATTTCCGCAAATCACAAGTCTGAGACCTGGTTATGCTAAAAatcttttcatttattttaccCTATAAACCTCATAATTTGTATGTGGTCCAATATTAGTAAACATAGTGTTGGGTCTTGAGTTCAAAACTCCCTCAtcttctaaattattgtaatagttttgaacCCTCCCGCTCCCTTTaagaattataaaattaaaaataaaaagttataatTAGCCATCTGTTTTACCATATAAGCCTTCTGATGCCAAcaatcttttgattttttttaaaccaattccttcttttttttttgttagtttataAGCTTTATATAAACCAAGATCTATACAATCTAGAGGAAAATTCAATTatgttgaaagaaaaatatcataatACTAGTTTTGAGCTAGTTACCTTATTGTTTTCATTTAATGTGTTAGTCATTTTTTGCAAGCTCATAAACAAGCTAGTTCTTATGATATACTAAATTTTTCATACAAACTTTAAAGCTCCATCACTCTTATTCATTTTCCATGACAATTAATACAAAAacacacccaaaaaaaaaagaaaaaaaaacctttaattGGTCTCCATTTAATTATATTGCAATATTTTTTGTCATATTTCTTTCATTTGGCTTAAAGGCCCCTTCTCGAATGGATTTCTGACTCCGTCACAATTAACACACGTTTATGGGTCTTCTTTAATTCTTCCATAGTTATTTGCATAGGtagacatttttatttttttattgttcatGTATGTAGATATATGTATAAAAATAATaggaaacttcattttaatccttggcaaAGATGACTTTTAGACTAAAATCATGAGTaaaatcaaaatctaattttagtttCTTGACACATTAatcacctcatttattaattacattttgatgttttaattatttctctttttcttcctaattttaatgtattgatttttcatttcattaattgtaatatattttggtgtaaacatttagataaactaatttttgttatacaatatatttcgatATACTTGGTCTTCTTCATTTAagtacattaaattcattataataatTTCGGTATacacattttggtacatacatttcgatacaaacatttaggtacatacatttccgTACTAACATTTTGatgcatacatttcggtacacacatttaggtacattaatttaatataatacatttcggtactaacatttaaatacattaattcaatataatacattttggtactaatattttaggtacattaattgaatctttcaagtttgaagaatgttaaataaaattaataaattaaaaaaaaactttttttggtcaaaaaataaattagaatgtGTATATTAATAAGTGAGACATTGAATAAAATacatattaattattttgaattaagaaCACACCAAGGGACTATAATCAATAAGTAATCTATCACCAGGTTTATATTAAATTTCAAACTTCTTCAAcgattaaagttaaaaaaacccctaaaaataaaagacaaatAGAATACAGAAACTGAAggggaaaatgaaaataaatggaCATGATCGTACGTATCGTAGTTTCATACACGCGATCTTTATAGTGAAAAAATAAGGATTTCATAGTAAATTCAATTGGTAATATGGAAGTAGCCTAACATCTCACAAACATTAAGCACATAAAATATCCATTCTTTCTCTGATGTGAGATTCACATTCTGACAAAGTTTTTCTTATTTGTTACACTTTTGCTTGTATGTGTTCTTCGTGTATGTGTGTGTTACGTGTTTGATAATCAAAGTCTAGTTCtagtaggatttttttttttatcagagtAGTTTTAATGGTTTAAATGTACATTAGTAGTATTCATCTCCACTTATGAGtggtcactcagtactacggtctagtggtattctttttcactttaaGTGAGAAGTCTATTATATGTTCGATtttcgccaaagacgaatttgaaccacattattagtggctcattgtgaggctaagtccaccccctccccttagtTGTATTAAATAAAAAGGTACAAAGTTTTGTGACTAACATACATTAGAAGTCAAATTACACATATGAGTCTTCATATTTGCCTTTGATATTGATGTACCCTTAAGTACATTTATTCTTCAGGATTTATTCACGGCCGGAACAGACACAAACGCAATTTCACTAGAATGGGCGTTGGCAGAGCTCATCAATCACCCAAGGGTGCTCGAGAAAGCGAGGGAGGAGATCGATCGAGTCATCGGGAATAAACGACTCGTCGGAGAACCGGACGTGCCAAATCTTCCATACCTCCAAGCCATCATAAAAGAAACATTTAGACTACACCCACCAGTGTCTCTGGTCACAAGAAAATCTGGACAACAATGTAAGGTTGGAGGGTATGACATCCCAACAAATACCATGTTGTTTGTGAATGTTTGGGCCGTTGGAAGGGACCCGAAGATCTGGGACTGCCCATTGGACTTTTGGCCTGAAAGATTCCTACAACTAGGTTCGGACAACAAGGTGAATTCAGTAGATGTGAGAGGGCAACATTTCCAACTGCTTCCTTTTGGGTCTGGGAGGAGGGTGTGCCCTGGTGTGAACTTGACCATGAAAATGCTACCTGGGGTACTTGCAGCTATGATCCAGTGCTTTGATTGGAAGGTTGTCGGGTCCGACCACAATAATATGAACCGTGATGATGTTCTTGAAATGGATGAACGGCCTGGATTTACTACTCCAAGGGCGCATGATCTTGTGTGTATTCCAGTTGCCCGATTCAGCTCACTCAACATCCTTGATCCATAAACTACAGGGGGATGGGGGGTTTGAACTCAAGGACCGGTGGATTGAGGAGGAAGACCTTATCCACCTATACAATCCCCACTTTCGCTAACTCTTATGTGGTCACAAAAATATTATGAACATTAGTGTGCTGTAATGTGTGTTTTCATTTGTATTCTAATAAAGAAATCTTCCATTATCCATCTGCAAGGTCAGTTGATCATATCATTAACTTTTCCTTTATGATTTGCTGCCTTTGGTGGGGTGGCTTTCTATCCTTCTGATTCCGCTTGATGGCTTGAACACGACATGATTAATCCCTTCCGAACAGACTGTGTAATGCCCTCCAAACGAAGATGCTCGAGGCGCATGGGAATGCTGTGGAATCTGCCTATATAATGGGGGTATTCTTATCTTATTCGAAAAAAATTCACACGTCATCTCCAGGATTTTTAAGATTATTTTGGATCCACAAGATCTCTAAAATTTGACTAGTATTATCAACTCTTCAAAGCAACCAACCGTACCAAGCAAACTTGTTCTATTTTAAGTTGTTCTCCTAAGTTTTAaagagattttatttttaattagaaatttgatttgatttggtctAGTTTTCCTTGTCTTATTGACAAATGGTTGATACTAtatattttcgtattattgaTCCTTTGTAATCTTAAAACTTCCATATGAAGaagaataaaatattaaaattgtatTTGAGTTTGTGAGATTAATAGAGAATTttgaaattatatatactaaaactcaaaacaaattGTTTTACTGTTCATTCAACAGTGTGCTTCCTGTTTTGACCCTGCTAAGTTTGTGTTATTACTTCTCCTGCCACTGTCTCTTTAAATATATATTCCTTGGTGTGTGCTTTTTgtagacgatatagtgttgatagataaaACTCAGGAGggggtaaatgtgaagcttaacctttggcgGGAAGTGTTGACTCTAAAGGTCTTTGCCTAAGTAGGTCAAAGACAAAGTATATGGAATGCAAGTTCAATGGGAACAAAGGTTCAATGAGTTAGGGatgaggattggagatcagaAAGTACCAAATAGGGAACGTTTTCGCTACCTTGGATCTATCTTGGAAAAGAACAAAGAATTGGATaaagacctcaaccatagaatacaagctggatggatgaagtggaagagtgcatcaggTGTGTTGTGCAACCGTTGTATGACACTAAAACTTAAGGAAAAATCTTTAGGACTGCAATAAGGTTAGTAATGCTTTATGACACGGAATGTTGGGTATTCAAGCATTAATATGTACACAAAATGAGTGTATCGAAGATaagaatgcttcgttggatgtgtgggcacacgaaaggataagattaggaacgaggatatctgaggtaaagtaaGAGTAATCGAATTTGAAGATAAGATCAGAAAATTTCTGTTAAGATGGTGTGGACATGTGAAATGAAGTCCTATAGACGCTACAGTTAGAAGATGTGATTACGAGACTAAGGCTCAAGGCTAAAGGGATAGAGGAGGACCTAAGAAAACTTGGAAAAAgattctaagaaaagacttggagTACTTCGATTTAACGAAAGATTTAGCACAAAACCTAAAACAGTGTTGTTCAAGGATTCATAcagccaaccccacttagttGGATAAGACTTCGTTGTTGGATAAggctttattgttgttgttaatGTTTCCTTATTTCTCTTCCCTCTCGCTCCTCCCCTACTGCGACTCCGACTCCCCATTGGAACGACAAATCAAAAAATCACCATTTTTATCTCCTTCTCCGAATCAACACATTCATTGATTAATCTTAGGTCACACCCGAACCCTTAAAATCCTCAAACCCAATTTGGGTTCGACATTCCCGTCGACTTTCAGGCCTTTTCTGGTGACAGCCGACCCTGCAACCACAACTATTCGACTCAGGAGAGTCCCAACAAAAACATTCGAGCTTAGCGTGCTTGAATCTACCCCTTCATCCAAGAGTTCTATAAGCCTTGCTTGCAGTAGGTTTTCCGACGAAGATTCGAGTTTTTTATGGGCCAATTTAAGGCCTTTCTGACCATTTTTGGGTCCGGCGAAGGTAGTAGGGATACAACAAATTATTTTTACGGATACAACAAATTATTTTTACTTActttcaaaattattttataagTAATTTTTGTATCTGTGAATTGCTTGATTCAAATGTTATATCTCATCTGCATATTGAGGTTTTCTGACATAAAATTTCCACATTCCACATATTGATATAGGGCTAAAGATCGAGAACGTACTAAACCATCTAATTTGTCTAATGGATCGCCGTAGTTGTTGGCCAGTATGCTTGAAATGGAACCTAGTGATATATCCTACAAACAGGGGAAGAGAACGGTGCTCCAGATCGAGTTTTAAGAGATCCCTTCAATCTGTTAGGGCTTTGCATACAATGGCTAtgtaatacatacatacatatatatatagatatacagacatatacatacatatctGATCATGTAGACCAAAATAGAATGGGTTACTAATCTGTAGTGAACTGGATACATTCATTGTATTGCAATAATTTCTTATTCAAATGATTAGGCCCTCTCATCCACCGCACCTTCCACAACCTCTCTCACCGCTTCGGCCCCTTATTCTCCCTCCGCCTCGGCTCCCTCTAATCCATGTAGTTTCCTCCCCGGCTGTCGGGCTTGCCAACTTGGAAGCTGTAGCGCACAGCTTGCAATGAGTGAGTTTTGAGAGAAATTGCTGCAGAGGATGGCAATATAATCCGTCAAATCCGATCCCCACATGTAACCGACCGAATAGTTTTGTTTTGGGTAGCAAAATTTCGGGTTTTTTACGGTTATGAGTAACCGTTGGGTAAATTGTTCGATTTCTGGTTCGATTATGGTTATAGGGGTATCCGCTCCGAACCCGTTCcgttttcattctttaataaaaaaatataaatatttatcatatatatgtttttataaaagaatGAAATCCATGTGCAGTGTGTAGACTTCAAACTTTAGTACTCCTTGGGAGACTACAAAAGTCTTGAGCGTGCTGTGCACACTTCAAAGACTTTGAGTTCTTCCAGAAAACATACTTGAGCGTGCATATTGTGCAGTGTGCAGACTTCAAACTTCAAGCCTTCAACCTTTTGCAGTTGAAACAAAATAGAGGAGATGAAAAAGTAGAGCTCTATCACTACCCAGGGCACGGGCTTCTTACTCTGCCTCTATTTCCTCTGGTCTGCCTATTTTGGAAGTGCAGAGAGCAGAGTGTGGCTTCTTCAAAGTCGGAAGTCAGGGATGTGCAGGTAGATGAGCGGGTCACTATGACAAGTCGTAAGTTTGCTCTTTTATAAACAGTTTCTTTTGATGTAAGTTTGCTCTTATACATACATTGAATTATGCATATTAAATTTTTGAAACTGGATATTTTTTAAATCATACTTATTCCTTGTTCATTGTTTTCATTGAAGGGGTTATGTGAAGATGGTCgtgaaggaggaattggaaCATCATGGGAAAACAAACGGGGGAATCCGTTACCCAACGGGTTCAGTTACGAGGAATACCTGTTCAGATTTTTTACGGTTTCGGGTACGGGGAAAACAAACGGATTCAGTTATGAAGATGGCACATCCGAACCCAATCTACCTGCACTTACAGCCAATGGATAGGAGAAAAGGACAGATACGACAGGCAGGGCAGCGGGTAAAGTGGGAACAAAGGGAAGTGGGGAATCGAGAAAAAAGAGGATATGTTAGGGTTAATTAGGGACAAGTGATCtctcttgtgtttttttttttttctttaatgacCCAAAACCTGAGCCGTTCAACTTAAAAAACGAGTTATACGTAGAAAAACTGGGCTGTTCAATTTGGGCTCtagatattgttttttttttttttatacctagTTAtgtggatttttattttttgttgcccCTCTCAATTTTGGGCCCCAGACGGTTGCTCTGGTAGTATTGGGTCTGGCCGGGCCTGTGAGGAGTTTCCAAAGCTTTGGAACAATGTGACTGTGGACATGATTCTGGGGACAAAGGGTTCGAGCGCAGAAGGAAGGGCGGCGCGGGCGGAGGAGGCGAGAGTGGTGGTGCGGCAGGCTACGAGGCTTATTGGAGAGATCAGTTTGTGTGacttttttttgggtttgtaAGAAAGTTGGATTTGGGAGGGTTTGTGAAGAGAATTGAGGATAAGCATACGAGGTTTGATGTGTGGGTGGGGAAGTTTATAAGAGAACGAGAAGAAATGACAAACAGGGAGAAGAAGGAGCATGTTGGAAAGAAGGAGGAGGCCAAAGATTTTCCTGATATTTTGGTTGATatgttggaacttggaagatGGGAACTCGGAGGTTGAATTTTATAAGCTCTAGTTATGGCAATAAATAGCTTCTTggcgtaatttttttttttttttttttttttgaacaattgaTATAAACTACactaagaaagagaaagagaaaaagggagtgagtttaacctcacaataggcgtctaattttttttaagtaataatGTTTTTTAACCGTATCTTGTTCACCCTTATAACTAGCATATTTTTACCATATAAATTTTATAACCAGACCCAttcatttattatttctcattTAAAGACCATCTCTATATATATGACTAAATAAcctttaattttgatgaattttcaaAAGTGAGAGATAATAAGTTCAAATGTTGTGAATATCGAGTTCGAAACCAATTTTTTCTCCTTCactcttagtgtaaatatattgttgtattgAATAATAAGGTACAAAATTTTGTGACTAACATACATTCGAAGTCAAATTGCACTTATGAGTCTTCATATTTGCCTTTGATGTTGTTGAACACTATCCAATatatacatttatttttcaGGATTTATTCACGGCCGGAACAGACACAAATGCAATTGCACTAGAATGGGCGTTGGCAGAGCTCATCAATCACCCAATGCTGCTCGAGAAAGCGAGGGAGGAGATCTATCGAGTCATCGGGAATAAGCGACTCGTCGGAGAACCAGACGTGCCAAATCTTCCATACCTCCAAGCCATCATAAAAGAAACATTTAGGTTACACCCACCAGCGTCTCTGGTCACAagaaaaactgtaaaaaaaaggTTGGAGGGTATGACATCCCAACAAATACCATGTTGTTTGTGAATGTTTGGGCCGTTGGAAGGGACCCGAAGATCTGGGACTGTCCATTGGACTTTTGGCCTGAAAGATTCCTACAACAAGGTACGGACAACCAGGTGAATTCAGTAGATGTGAGAGGGCAACATTTTCAACTGCTTCCTTTTGGGTCTGGGAGGAGGGTGTGCCCTGGTGTGAACTTGACCATGAAAATGCTACCGGGGGTACTTGCAGCTATGATCCAGTGCTTTGATTGGCAGGTTGTCGGGTCCAGTACTTTGAGGAGGAAGACCTTATCCACCCGTACAATCCACCACTTTTGTTACCCCTTATGTTTTTGTCGGGTCCAGTGCTTTGAGGGGGAAGACCTTATCCACCCGTACAATCCACCACTTCCATTACCTCTGATGTTTTTCACCATAATATTATGAATAATGTGCTGTAATGTGTGTTTTCATTTGTATTCTAATCAAGAAATCTTCCGTTTTCCATATGCAAGGTCAATTGATCATTAccattattgttttctttatgattTGCTGCCTTTGGTGGGGTGGCTTTCTCCTCATTCAGCTTGATGGCTTGGACAGAACATGATTAATCCCTTCCGACCAGACAGTGTAATGCCCTCCAAACGAAGAGGCTCGAGGCATAGTTatggaagagaaagaagagaaatctCAGGCTGTAAGCCATAACCAGCAGGGCGAGTCGGAAGCTCTGTTGGCCAATTAATCTGCAGAGAACTTGTTCTCCCTATAAATGTGGGGGGAGTTTCTGTTGCTAACTCTGATCAACAGATGAGGGTGTAAAGAGGGTCGAGTCTGCCAGAGTCAATATCAAGCACTATACATCTAAAACTTGTCCAGCTGTCCTCTAAGCCAATTGCTGCTTGGAAAAACAAACTCTGTAACTCTGCAGAAACCATAGGGGCGTCCCAATCCAAGAGGCCGTCAGTTCTGGTGAGTTTAGAGCCCAACGATGTGTTGGAACGCCTCCACTCTTGAGCATAAGTTCAGATCACATTCTAGCGGCATGCAGGGGGAATACATCATCAGTACCAAGGAGTCGCAGATTCCTCCATCTCCACAAGAACCAGAAGCTTAATCCAAAAGTACCTGACCCCAATTCAAACCACATTAGAGGATCCCCAAGTTTGAAAAGTACCAACACTAACATGAGCTTAATAAAATAAGCAGGGGATTGGTTATTTCTTCAGCTACAATGTCTGCATAATTTTACAATCGGAAGAGagattacatatatatatgtccgCATAATTTTACAATTGGAAGagcattttataatatatatatatatgtatgtatgtatgtatgtatgtatatgtatatgtatgtatgtatgtatgtgtatgtatgtatgtatcaggggagagagaggagagagagagagagagagagagagagagagagagagagactcacAAAACATTGAAGGGATTGATTTGTCTTCAAAAGTCAGCTTTCAGGCATAACATGGTCACGTACAAACTAATAAATAACCTATAGAATACATCCATGGTCTACAAAGGGGAGTTTTGCTGTTGAATCTCTCCACAAACTTATAGGAATTTGCTACAAACTTTCCCCTGTTGTTGACATGCTTggctttctttttttctgcCAAGTAATTTCACATTGCTGTACTCGTAAAATAAATCAACTAATTGCTTCAGCAACCAATATAAATTTACATAGCTACTGTAGACAACCAACATTCTAAGTCCCAAAACTGTCTCCATCCAAAATTGCAAACCAATCAGCCCTCAACTTCCCCAGATGCAAAAACATGCCAGAGTCTTACTAACATATGCAATTGTTTCCACGTAATATGATGTATAAGAATGTTTCTACCAAGCACTATAGCTAAGCATATGAAAATACTAAAATGCTAAACTTTGCGGCGCAATCAAACAGACATTATGTTTCCACATGAATAATCTAGATCATATATAATAATACATCCACAGTTATCAAAGGTGCAACAGGTTCTAGGTTCATTGTGTTAGTAAGAAGGCTCACTTTCATATTTCAAAGATGCAAATCAACTTCATCACGATCATTCAATCAATGTCAACAAAGCAGGATGTACATCATCTTTAGACAGTAAATCAACTATCAATTCCACAGTTGATGCATCTGCAGAAAAACCCATCTCCACCATTTGTTGAATAAGTCCCATCGCTCGAAATGTCTCATTGTTACTGATAAAGCCCCGGATAATTGTGTTATAGGTGCAGTTATCTGGAGAACAGCCTTTCTCTTCCATTTCTTTAAACAATTTTTCTGCTTCATTTATCAGCCCCTCATTACAAAGTCCACTGATCATTATATTATATGTCCAGACATTCGGTTGGAGTCCTCTTGATGATAAACTGCAAAAGAGATTCCTTGCACAATCAATTTTTCCAGCTATGCTTAAACCTTCAACAAGAATATTGTAAATCACAATATCCAGACCCAACTTCTTGCCTTCCAGCTCTCTCAAATATTCCATTGCCAATgaaagtttttggtttttacataGGCCATCCAGTAAAATAGCATAAGTCCGAAGGTTTGGAAGGTCTCCACAAGCTTTCATCTGATAGAACAAGTTTTGTGCATCCTGTATCCTCCCCACTTTGCAAAAACCATCAATAAGAGTGTTATAACTAATGGTATCTGGAGAGAGTCCCTTACAAGACATTTCCTTAAAGAGCACCATTGCCTCATCTATCCTTTTACGCTTACAATAtccattaattaatatgttataaCTATAAGCATCAGCCACGAACCCCTTGTTGAGCAATAG
Protein-coding regions in this window:
- the LOC126591633 gene encoding licodione synthase-like, which codes for MAHEQVLFMILFLLLTIPLILFPTLTSKLFQSHHPRLPPSPLALPIIGHYHLLGPLLHRTFHNLSHHFGPLFSLRLGSLQCVVVSSPDLIKEFLSTHELSFISHGQSLAIESMTYNASLAFAPYGPYWKFIKKLTVNELLSNRSIHNSMPLRTQEYLKLLRLLAKKAESCEPVNLTEEFPKLWNNVTVDMILGTKGSSAEGRVARAEEARLVVRQATRLFGEMSLCDFFWVCKKLDLGGFVKRIGDTHKRFDVLVEKIIREREEMRNKEKKEEVKDFLDILVDMLEDESLEVEFTRVHLKALLRTFILQDLFTAGTDTNAISLEWALAELINHPRVLEKAREEIDRVIGNKRLVGEPDVPNLPYLQAIIKETFRLHPPVSLVTRKSGQQCKVGGYDIPTNTMLFVNVWAVGRDPKIWDCPLDFWPERFLQLGSDNKVNSVDVRGQHFQLLPFGSGRRVCPGVNLTMKMLPGVLAAMIQCFDWKVVGSDHNNMNRDDVLEMDERPGFTTPRAHDLVCIPVARFSSLNILDP